A section of the Enterobacter sp. C2 genome encodes:
- the rplM gene encoding 50S ribosomal protein L13: MKTFTAKPETVKRDWYVVDATGKTLGRLATELARRLRGKHKAEYTPHVDTGDYIIVLNADKVAVTGNKRTDKVYYHHTGHIGGIKQATFEEMIARRPERVIEIAVKGMLPKGPLGRAMYRKLKVYAGNEHNHAAQQPQVLDI; the protein is encoded by the coding sequence ATGAAAACTTTTACAGCTAAACCAGAAACCGTAAAACGCGACTGGTATGTTGTTGACGCGACCGGTAAAACTCTGGGCCGTCTGGCTACCGAACTGGCTCGTCGCCTGCGCGGTAAGCACAAAGCGGAATACACTCCGCACGTAGATACCGGTGATTACATCATCGTTCTGAACGCTGACAAAGTTGCCGTAACCGGTAACAAGCGTACTGACAAAGTGTACTATCACCACACTGGCCACATCGGTGGTATCAAACAAGCGACCTTTGAAGAGATGATTGCCCGCCGTCCTGAGCGTGTGATTGAAATCGCGGTTAAAGGCATGCTGCCAAAAGGCCCGCTGGGTCGTGCTATGTACCGTAAACTGAAAGTTTACGCGGGTAACGAGCACAACCACGCGGCACAGCAACCGCAAGTTCTGGACATCTAA
- the aaeB gene encoding p-hydroxybenzoic acid efflux pump subunit AaeB, whose translation MGIFSIANQHVRFAIKLACAIVLALFVGFHFNLETPRWAVLTAAIVAAGPAFAAGGEPYSGAIRYRGMLRIVGTFIGCVAALVMIIGMIRAPLVMLMVCCLWAGFCTWLSSLVRVENSYAWGLSGYTALIIVITVQAEPLLTPQFAVERCSEIVIGIVCAIVADLLFSPRSVKQEIDRELDSLLLAQYQLMQLCVQNGDGDEMDKAWGALVRRTNALDGMRTNLNMESSRWTWANRRLKVINTLSLTLITQACETWLMQQSRPELVTDTFRELFATPVETVQDVHKQLKRMRRVLAWTGEHDTPITIYSWVGAATRFLLLKRGVIGNTRISATEEEVLRAEAVVKAESAERHHAMVNFWRTTLSCMLGTLFWLWTGWTSGSGAMIMIAVVTSLAMRLPNPRMVAMDFVYGTLAALPIGAFYFLVVMPATQQSMLLLCISLAVLAFFIGIEVQKRRLGSLGALASTINILVLDNPMTFEFNRFLDSALGQIVGCVLALLVILLVRDNSRARTGRVLLNQFVSAAVSALTTNTARRRENHLPALYQQLFLLLNKFPGDVGKFRLALTMIIAHQRLRDAPIPVNADLSAFHRQLRRTADSVIAARSDTTRRRYFSQLLEELEVYQEKLRDWDAPEQVTHPVKRLVDVLHKYQSALTTR comes from the coding sequence ATGGGTATTTTCTCCATCGCCAACCAGCACGTGCGCTTTGCCATCAAGCTGGCCTGCGCCATTGTGCTGGCGCTGTTTGTTGGCTTCCACTTTAATCTTGAAACGCCGCGCTGGGCGGTGCTGACGGCAGCGATTGTGGCCGCTGGCCCGGCCTTTGCCGCCGGGGGCGAACCCTACTCGGGAGCGATCCGCTACCGGGGCATGCTGCGTATCGTCGGCACCTTTATCGGCTGCGTTGCTGCGCTGGTGATGATCATCGGCATGATCCGCGCCCCGCTGGTGATGCTGATGGTCTGCTGTCTGTGGGCGGGCTTCTGTACCTGGCTCTCCTCGCTGGTGCGGGTTGAGAACTCCTACGCGTGGGGCCTGTCGGGCTACACCGCGCTGATCATCGTCATTACCGTGCAGGCCGAACCGCTGCTGACCCCGCAGTTTGCCGTTGAGCGCTGCAGCGAGATCGTCATCGGGATCGTCTGCGCCATCGTGGCCGATCTGCTCTTCTCGCCGCGCTCGGTGAAGCAGGAGATCGACCGCGAGCTAGACAGCCTGCTGTTGGCGCAGTACCAGCTGATGCAGCTCTGCGTGCAGAATGGCGACGGCGATGAGATGGATAAGGCCTGGGGGGCGCTGGTGCGGCGTACCAATGCCCTGGACGGGATGCGTACCAACCTCAATATGGAGTCGTCGCGCTGGACGTGGGCCAACCGCCGTCTGAAGGTGATCAATACCCTGTCGCTGACCCTGATTACCCAGGCGTGTGAGACCTGGCTGATGCAGCAGTCGCGCCCAGAGCTCGTCACCGATACGTTTCGGGAGCTCTTCGCCACGCCGGTAGAGACGGTGCAGGACGTGCATAAGCAGCTCAAGCGGATGCGCCGGGTGCTTGCCTGGACCGGCGAGCACGATACGCCCATCACTATCTATAGCTGGGTCGGCGCAGCGACGCGCTTTCTGCTGCTTAAGCGCGGGGTGATTGGCAATACCCGCATTAGCGCCACCGAAGAGGAGGTGCTGCGCGCCGAGGCGGTGGTAAAAGCGGAGTCGGCAGAGCGGCACCATGCGATGGTTAACTTCTGGCGCACCACGCTCTCCTGCATGTTGGGGACTCTGTTCTGGCTTTGGACCGGCTGGACCTCCGGCAGCGGGGCGATGATCATGATTGCGGTGGTCACCTCGCTGGCGATGCGCCTGCCCAACCCGCGCATGGTGGCGATGGACTTTGTCTACGGCACGCTGGCGGCGCTGCCCATAGGGGCGTTCTATTTTCTAGTAGTGATGCCTGCCACCCAGCAAAGCATGCTGCTGCTGTGCATCAGCCTGGCGGTGCTGGCCTTCTTTATCGGCATTGAGGTGCAAAAGCGGCGTCTGGGATCGCTGGGGGCGCTGGCGAGCACCATCAACATCCTCGTGCTGGATAACCCGATGACCTTTGAGTTCAACCGCTTCCTCGACAGTGCGCTGGGGCAGATTGTCGGTTGCGTGCTGGCTCTGCTGGTGATCCTGCTGGTGCGGGATAACTCCCGGGCGCGCACCGGCCGCGTGCTGCTGAACCAGTTTGTTTCGGCGGCGGTCTCGGCGCTGACCACTAACACGGCACGGCGTAGAGAGAACCACCTGCCCGCGCTCTATCAGCAGCTCTTTTTACTGCTGAACAAGTTCCCGGGGGACGTGGGCAAATTCCGTCTGGCGTTGACGATGATTATTGCCCACCAGCGTCTTCGCGATGCGCCGATCCCGGTGAATGCCGATCTCTCTGCTTTCCACCGTCAGCTACGGCGTACGGCAGACAGCGTTATTGCCGCCCGCAGCGACACGACGCGCCGCCGCTACTTCAGCCAGCTGCTGGAGGAGCTGGAGGTCTACCAGGAAAAACTCCGCGACTGGGACGCACCGGAGCAGGTCACCCATCCGGTGAAACGGCTGGTAGATGTGCTCCACAAATACCAGTCTGCGCTGACTACTCGCTAA
- the argR gene encoding transcriptional regulator ArgR — MRSSAKQEELVKAFKALLKEEKFSSQGEIVLALQEQGFDNINQSKVSRMLTKFGAVRTRNAKMEMVYCLPAELGVPTTSSPLKNLVLDIDYNDAVVVIHTSPGAAQLIARLLDSLGKSEGILGTIAGDDTIFTTPASGFTVKDLYEAILVLFEQEL; from the coding sequence ATGCGAAGCTCGGCAAAACAAGAAGAATTAGTTAAGGCGTTCAAAGCGCTGCTTAAAGAAGAAAAGTTCAGCTCCCAGGGCGAAATCGTCCTGGCACTGCAGGAGCAAGGGTTTGATAACATTAATCAATCCAAAGTCTCCCGAATGCTGACGAAGTTCGGTGCGGTGCGTACGCGCAACGCCAAAATGGAGATGGTCTACTGCCTGCCCGCAGAGCTTGGCGTGCCGACCACCTCAAGTCCGCTGAAGAACCTGGTGCTGGACATCGACTATAACGATGCGGTGGTGGTTATCCACACCAGCCCAGGGGCCGCCCAGCTGATTGCGCGCCTGCTGGACTCATTAGGGAAATCAGAAGGCATTCTCGGCACCATCGCGGGGGACGATACCATCTTTACCACCCCTGCCAGCGGTTTTACCGTAAAGGATCTCTACGAAGCGATTCTGGTGCTGTTTGAACAAGAGCTATGA
- the zapE gene encoding cell division protein ZapE, with product MQSLTPTSRYQLALKEGSHQPDDVQREAVNRLETLYQQLTSRTETPAAGGGLRAAFGKLLGKRETHNAAPVRGLYMWGGVGRGKTWLMDLFYHSLPGTRKQRLHFHRFMLRVHEELTQLQGQSDPLEIVADRFKAETDVLCFDEFFVSDITDAMLLGGLMQALFARGITLVATSNIPPENLYRNGLQRARFLPAIEAIKQHCDIMNVDAGIDYRLRTLTQAHLWLSPLNAETAQQMETLWQALAGAKRENHPTLEINHRPLPTLGVENQTLAVSFTTLCVDARSQHDYIALSQMFHTVLLFDVPVMTPLMENEARRFIALVDEFYERHVKLVISADAALHEIYRGERLKFEFQRCLSRLQEMQSEDYLAREHLAG from the coding sequence ATGCAGAGCCTTACCCCCACATCGCGATATCAACTGGCCCTAAAAGAGGGCAGCCATCAGCCTGACGACGTCCAGCGCGAGGCCGTCAATCGGCTGGAGACCCTCTATCAGCAGCTCACGAGCCGTACCGAGACGCCCGCTGCCGGCGGCGGACTGCGGGCGGCGTTTGGTAAACTGCTGGGCAAGCGCGAGACGCACAACGCAGCGCCAGTGCGAGGCCTGTATATGTGGGGCGGCGTCGGGCGGGGGAAAACCTGGCTGATGGATCTCTTCTACCATAGCCTGCCGGGTACGCGTAAACAGCGGCTGCACTTTCACCGCTTTATGCTGCGGGTGCACGAAGAGCTAACCCAGCTGCAGGGGCAGAGCGATCCGCTGGAGATCGTTGCCGACCGCTTTAAGGCCGAGACCGACGTGCTCTGCTTTGACGAGTTTTTTGTTTCGGATATCACCGATGCCATGCTGCTGGGCGGCCTGATGCAGGCGCTGTTTGCCCGTGGCATTACGCTGGTCGCCACGTCGAATATTCCGCCGGAGAATCTCTATCGCAACGGCCTGCAGCGCGCGCGCTTCCTGCCGGCTATCGAGGCGATCAAGCAGCACTGCGACATCATGAACGTTGACGCCGGGATTGATTATCGCCTGCGTACGCTGACCCAGGCGCACCTCTGGCTGTCGCCGCTGAATGCCGAGACGGCGCAGCAGATGGAGACGCTGTGGCAGGCGCTGGCCGGAGCGAAGCGGGAGAATCATCCGACGCTTGAGATTAACCACCGTCCACTGCCGACGCTGGGGGTAGAGAACCAGACGCTCGCGGTCTCCTTCACTACCCTGTGCGTCGATGCCCGCAGCCAGCATGACTACATTGCGCTCTCGCAGATGTTCCATACCGTGCTGCTGTTTGACGTCCCGGTGATGACCCCGCTGATGGAGAACGAAGCCCGGCGCTTTATCGCGTTGGTAGATGAGTTTTACGAGCGCCACGTCAAGCTAGTGATCAGCGCCGACGCGGCACTGCATGAGATCTACCGGGGCGAGCGGCTGAAGTTTGAGTTCCAGCGCTGCCTGTCGCGTTTGCAGGAGATGCAGAGCGAGGACTATTTAGCCCGCGAGCACCTGGCCGGATAA
- the degS gene encoding outer membrane-stress sensor serine endopeptidase DegS, translating to MLVKLFRSVAIGLIVGSLLLAALPSLRQLSASATPQFDSTDETPVSYNQAVRRAAPAVVNVYNRSAASSSNNQLEIRTLGSGVIMDQRGYIITNKHVINDADQIIVALQDGRVFEALLVGSDTLTDLAVLKVNATGGLPVIPINRQRTPHIGDVVMAIGNPYNLGQTITQGIISATGRIGLNPSGRQNFLQTDASINHGNSGGALVNSLGELMGINTLSFDKSNDGETPEGIGFAIPFQLATKIMDKLIRDGRVIRGYIGIGGREIAPLHTQGGGIDQIQGIVVNEVAPDGPAARAGIQVNDVIVSVNGKPAISALETMDQVAEIRPGSEIPVEVMREDKKLLLHVTIQEYPATN from the coding sequence ATGTTAGTGAAGCTATTCCGATCTGTCGCTATTGGCCTCATTGTAGGTAGCCTGCTGCTGGCTGCCCTGCCCTCGCTACGTCAGCTGAGCGCCTCCGCTACCCCGCAGTTTGACAGCACCGATGAAACGCCGGTGAGCTATAACCAGGCGGTGCGCCGGGCTGCGCCTGCGGTGGTCAACGTCTATAACCGCAGCGCAGCCAGCTCGTCCAACAATCAGCTGGAGATCCGCACCCTGGGTTCCGGGGTGATTATGGATCAGCGCGGGTATATTATTACCAACAAGCATGTGATTAACGATGCGGATCAGATCATCGTCGCGCTGCAGGACGGTCGCGTATTTGAGGCGCTGCTGGTCGGCTCCGATACGCTAACAGACTTGGCTGTGCTGAAGGTCAACGCCACCGGCGGTCTGCCTGTTATCCCTATCAACCGTCAGCGCACCCCGCACATCGGCGACGTCGTTATGGCTATCGGTAACCCCTATAACCTCGGCCAGACCATCACCCAGGGGATCATCAGCGCCACCGGCCGCATCGGTCTGAACCCGTCGGGACGGCAGAACTTCTTGCAGACCGACGCCTCTATTAACCACGGCAACTCCGGCGGCGCGCTGGTTAACTCCCTCGGCGAGCTGATGGGCATTAATACCCTCTCGTTTGATAAGAGCAACGATGGCGAAACGCCAGAGGGGATCGGCTTCGCTATCCCGTTCCAGCTGGCCACCAAGATTATGGATAAGCTAATCCGCGACGGGCGGGTGATCCGTGGCTATATTGGTATCGGCGGCAGAGAGATCGCGCCTCTGCATACCCAGGGCGGTGGGATCGATCAGATCCAGGGGATCGTGGTTAACGAGGTGGCCCCGGACGGTCCGGCGGCACGCGCAGGTATTCAGGTCAACGACGTGATTGTCTCGGTGAACGGCAAGCCAGCCATTTCGGCACTGGAAACGATGGACCAGGTGGCGGAGATCCGTCCGGGTTCAGAGATCCCGGTCGAAGTAATGCGTGAGGATAAAAAGCTGCTGCTACACGTGACGATTCAGGAGTACCCGGCTACAAACTAG
- the rpsI gene encoding 30S ribosomal protein S9, whose product MAENQYYGTGRRKSSAARVFIKPGSGKIVINQRSLEQYFGRETARMVVRQPLELVDMVEKLDLYITVKGGGISGQAGAIRHGITRALMEYDESLRGELRKAGFVTRDARQVERKKVGLRKARRRPQFSKR is encoded by the coding sequence ATGGCTGAAAATCAATACTACGGCACTGGTCGCCGCAAAAGTTCTGCAGCTCGCGTTTTCATCAAACCGGGCAGCGGTAAAATCGTTATCAACCAACGTTCTCTGGAACAGTACTTCGGTCGTGAAACTGCCCGCATGGTAGTTCGTCAGCCGCTGGAACTGGTCGACATGGTTGAGAAACTGGATCTGTACATCACTGTTAAAGGTGGTGGTATCTCTGGTCAGGCTGGTGCGATCCGTCACGGTATCACCCGCGCTCTGATGGAGTACGACGAGTCCCTGCGTGGCGAACTGCGTAAAGCAGGCTTCGTTACTCGTGACGCTCGTCAGGTTGAACGTAAGAAAGTCGGTCTGCGTAAAGCACGTCGTCGTCCTCAGTTCTCCAAACGTTAA
- the degQ gene encoding serine endoprotease DegQ, producing MKKRNPLLSALALSVGLSLSAPFPATASLPAQIPGQPALPSLAPMLEKVLPAVVSVQVEGTAVAPEQKIPEELKKYFGEELPDGKAQPFEGLGSGVIIDAAKGYVLTNNHVINQAQKINVQLNDGREFEAKLIGGDDQSDIALLQLQNATGLTQIAVADSDKLRVGDFAVAVGNPFGLGQTATSGIISALGRSGLNLEGLENFIQTDASINRGNSGGALLNLNGELIGINTAILAPTGGSIGIGFAIPSNMAQTLAQQLIQSGEIQRGLLGIKGMEMSADIAKAFNLNVQRGAFVSEVLPGSGSAKAGIKSGDVIVSLNGKPLSSFAELRSRIATTAPGTKVKLGLLRDGKGQDVEVTLDKSTASSASAESLSPALQGASLADGQLKDSTKGIKVEEVAKDSPAAQAGLHKDDVIIGVNRERVQSIAEMRKVLETKPNIIALHVVRGNDTLYLLLR from the coding sequence ATGAAGAAAAGAAACCCGCTGTTGAGTGCATTAGCGTTAAGTGTCGGATTATCCCTCTCGGCACCGTTCCCGGCGACGGCCTCGCTGCCCGCGCAGATCCCCGGCCAGCCAGCGCTTCCCAGCCTCGCGCCAATGCTGGAGAAGGTGCTGCCTGCGGTGGTGAGCGTGCAGGTAGAAGGCACGGCGGTCGCCCCCGAGCAAAAAATACCTGAAGAGCTGAAAAAATATTTCGGTGAAGAGCTGCCTGATGGCAAGGCCCAGCCGTTTGAAGGGCTAGGCTCCGGCGTGATCATCGACGCCGCCAAAGGCTATGTGCTGACCAATAACCACGTGATTAACCAGGCGCAGAAGATTAACGTCCAGCTTAACGATGGCCGTGAGTTTGAAGCCAAGCTGATTGGCGGCGATGACCAGAGCGATATCGCCCTGTTACAGCTGCAGAACGCCACCGGGCTGACGCAGATTGCCGTCGCCGACTCCGATAAGCTGCGGGTTGGTGATTTTGCCGTCGCGGTCGGCAACCCGTTTGGCCTCGGCCAGACCGCTACCTCAGGGATTATTTCGGCCCTCGGACGCAGCGGGCTCAACCTTGAGGGGCTAGAGAACTTTATTCAGACCGATGCCTCTATTAACCGCGGCAACTCCGGCGGGGCGCTGCTTAACCTCAACGGCGAGCTGATCGGCATCAACACCGCGATTCTGGCCCCAACCGGCGGCAGCATCGGTATTGGCTTTGCTATCCCCAGCAACATGGCGCAAACCCTCGCCCAGCAGCTGATCCAGTCCGGTGAAATCCAGCGCGGCCTGTTAGGTATCAAAGGCATGGAGATGAGCGCCGATATCGCCAAGGCGTTTAACCTCAACGTGCAGCGCGGGGCCTTTGTGAGCGAAGTGCTGCCTGGCTCAGGCTCAGCCAAAGCCGGGATCAAATCGGGCGATGTGATCGTCAGCCTGAACGGCAAGCCGCTGAGCAGCTTTGCCGAACTGCGCTCGCGCATCGCCACCACAGCGCCTGGCACCAAGGTCAAGCTTGGCCTGCTGCGCGATGGCAAAGGCCAGGACGTGGAAGTGACCCTGGACAAGAGCACCGCCTCTTCCGCCAGCGCGGAGAGCCTCTCTCCGGCGTTACAGGGCGCAAGCCTGGCCGATGGACAGCTGAAGGATAGTACTAAAGGCATCAAAGTTGAGGAGGTGGCCAAGGACAGTCCCGCCGCCCAGGCTGGCCTGCATAAAGACGACGTGATTATCGGCGTCAACCGCGAGCGGGTGCAGTCCATCGCCGAGATGCGTAAGGTGCTGGAGACGAAGCCTAATATTATTGCGCTACACGTCGTACGCGGTAACGATACGCTCTATTTACTCCTGCGCTAG
- the yhcN gene encoding peroxide/acid stress response protein YhcN, with translation MKIKTTVAALGILSALSFGAFAADSINADQAQGRQAIGTVSVGAVSSSPMDIRDALNQKAEAQGASSYRIIEARTGDHWHATAELYK, from the coding sequence ATGAAAATCAAAACAACTGTAGCCGCTCTGGGCATCCTGTCTGCACTCTCTTTCGGTGCTTTCGCTGCCGACTCCATTAACGCTGATCAGGCGCAGGGCCGCCAGGCAATCGGTACGGTTTCCGTAGGCGCAGTAAGCTCCTCACCGATGGATATTCGTGATGCGCTGAATCAAAAAGCCGAAGCACAGGGCGCATCCTCTTACCGTATTATCGAAGCGCGTACCGGTGACCACTGGCACGCTACTGCAGAACTCTACAAATAA
- the sspA gene encoding stringent starvation protein SspA, whose protein sequence is MAVAANKRSVMTLFSGPTDIYSHQVRIVLAEKGVSFEIEHVEKDNPPQDLIDLNPNQSVPTLVDRELTLWESRIIMEYLDERFPHPPLMPVYPVARGESRLYMQRIEKDWYTLMNVIVNSAGAQADAARKQLREELLSIAPVFTQKPYFLSDEFSLVDCYLAPLLWRLPQLGIELSGTGSKELKGYMTRVFERDSFLASLTEAEREMRLGRG, encoded by the coding sequence ATGGCTGTCGCTGCCAACAAACGTTCGGTAATGACGCTGTTTTCTGGTCCTACTGACATCTATAGCCACCAAGTCCGCATCGTGCTGGCCGAAAAAGGTGTGAGTTTCGAAATCGAACACGTGGAAAAGGATAATCCGCCTCAGGATCTGATTGACCTCAACCCCAATCAAAGCGTACCGACGCTGGTGGATCGCGAGCTGACCCTGTGGGAGTCTCGCATCATTATGGAGTACCTGGACGAGCGCTTCCCGCACCCGCCGCTGATGCCGGTCTATCCGGTTGCGCGTGGTGAGAGCCGTCTTTACATGCAACGCATTGAGAAAGACTGGTACACGCTGATGAACGTTATCGTCAACAGCGCCGGTGCTCAGGCAGATGCCGCCCGTAAGCAGCTGCGTGAAGAGCTGCTGAGTATCGCCCCGGTCTTTACCCAGAAACCTTACTTCCTGAGCGATGAGTTCAGCCTGGTAGACTGCTACCTGGCACCGCTGCTGTGGCGTTTACCGCAGCTGGGCATTGAGCTGAGCGGTACCGGTTCGAAAGAGCTGAAAGGCTACATGACCCGCGTTTTCGAACGCGACTCCTTCCTCGCTTCTCTGACAGAAGCCGAACGCGAAATGCGCCTCGGCCGGGGTTAA
- the mdh gene encoding malate dehydrogenase produces MKVAVLGAAGGIGQALALLLKTQLPSGSELSLYDIAPVTPGVAVDLSHIPTAVKIEGFAGEDATPALKGADVVLISAGVARKPGMDRSDLFNVNAGIVKNLVSQVAKTCPQACIGIITNPVNTTVAIAAEVLKKAGVYDKNKLFGVTTLDIIRSNTFVAELKGKQPGDVEVPVIGGHSGVTILPLLSQIPGVSFSEQEVADLTKRIQNAGTEVVEAKAGGGSATLSMGQAAARFGLSLVRALQGEQGVVECAYVEGDGEHARFFSQPLLLGKNGVAERQSIGTLSAFEQQAMEGMLETLKKDIQLGEEFVNK; encoded by the coding sequence ATGAAAGTTGCAGTCCTCGGCGCGGCAGGCGGTATTGGCCAGGCGCTAGCCCTACTTCTCAAGACCCAACTGCCCTCAGGCTCAGAACTCTCTCTGTACGACATCGCACCTGTCACCCCTGGCGTGGCGGTTGACCTGAGTCATATCCCTACTGCTGTTAAAATTGAGGGCTTCGCTGGCGAAGATGCTACCCCAGCGCTGAAAGGTGCAGACGTGGTACTGATCTCTGCGGGCGTCGCGCGTAAGCCAGGAATGGATCGCTCCGATCTCTTTAACGTCAACGCTGGCATCGTTAAAAACCTGGTGAGTCAGGTTGCGAAGACCTGTCCGCAGGCGTGCATCGGCATCATCACCAACCCGGTGAACACCACCGTCGCTATCGCCGCTGAAGTGCTGAAAAAAGCAGGCGTTTACGACAAGAACAAGCTGTTTGGCGTGACCACGCTGGACATCATCCGCTCCAACACCTTTGTGGCCGAGCTGAAAGGCAAGCAGCCTGGTGATGTTGAAGTGCCGGTTATCGGCGGTCACTCTGGTGTCACTATTCTGCCGCTGCTGTCGCAGATCCCTGGCGTTAGCTTCTCCGAGCAGGAAGTGGCCGATCTGACCAAACGTATTCAGAACGCGGGTACAGAAGTGGTCGAAGCGAAAGCCGGTGGCGGTTCTGCAACCCTCTCTATGGGCCAGGCGGCGGCGCGCTTTGGGCTCTCACTGGTACGCGCCCTGCAGGGCGAACAGGGCGTAGTTGAGTGCGCCTACGTTGAGGGCGATGGCGAGCATGCACGCTTCTTCTCTCAGCCGCTGCTGCTGGGTAAAAACGGCGTCGCGGAGCGCCAGTCTATCGGCACCCTGAGCGCTTTCGAGCAGCAGGCAATGGAAGGGATGCTGGAGACGCTGAAAAAAGATATCCAGCTCGGCGAAGAGTTTGTGAATAAGTAA
- a CDS encoding NAD-dependent succinate-semialdehyde dehydrogenase, producing the protein MATQALQDNALFQTGYFVDGVWKMLENTFDVTNPATGEVIAKVAKAGKKETEEAIAAATRAFPAWRAKTAKERSAILYRWYALIIENKTWLGQLMTSEQGKPLKEAEGEVEYAASFIQWFAEEAKRANGEIIPPIKPGSRILATREPIGVVAAITPWNFPMAMLTRKLGPALAAGCTGVIKPANNTPLSAFALVQLAKKAGVPDGVLNAVAGTTAEISDAIMASPQVRKISFTGSTAVGKTLVRNAAETMKKVSMELGGNAPYIVFDDADIDAAVEGAIANKFRNAGQVCVSVNRFYIHEAVYDAFVNKLAERVSALKVGNGMEEGVVVGPLIESAAVDKVREHVEDAIAKGATALAGGKAHALGGNFWQPTVLTNCSDSMKLAAEETFGPVAACFRFTTEDEVIHRANDTPFGLAAYFYTQNLQRVFRVSQALEAGMIGVNECAVSTELGPFGGVKESGLGREGSVLGLEEYLEVKTLHLGGL; encoded by the coding sequence ATGGCAACCCAGGCACTTCAGGACAATGCGCTTTTTCAAACAGGCTATTTCGTAGACGGCGTATGGAAAATGCTGGAGAACACCTTCGACGTGACCAACCCGGCAACGGGCGAGGTGATAGCGAAGGTTGCTAAAGCAGGCAAAAAAGAGACCGAGGAGGCGATTGCTGCCGCCACGCGCGCGTTTCCCGCCTGGCGGGCGAAAACCGCGAAAGAGCGCTCCGCTATTCTCTACCGCTGGTATGCGCTGATTATTGAGAACAAAACCTGGCTGGGACAGCTGATGACCAGCGAGCAGGGTAAGCCGCTGAAAGAGGCGGAGGGCGAAGTCGAGTACGCCGCCAGCTTTATTCAGTGGTTCGCCGAAGAGGCGAAGCGCGCCAACGGCGAGATTATTCCACCGATTAAACCCGGCTCGCGCATTCTTGCCACCCGCGAGCCGATTGGCGTTGTTGCAGCCATCACGCCGTGGAACTTCCCGATGGCAATGCTGACCCGCAAGCTGGGTCCGGCGCTGGCGGCTGGCTGTACCGGCGTCATCAAGCCCGCCAACAATACGCCCCTCAGCGCCTTTGCCCTTGTGCAGCTGGCGAAAAAAGCGGGCGTCCCGGATGGGGTACTCAATGCCGTGGCGGGCACCACCGCTGAGATCAGCGATGCGATCATGGCCAGCCCGCAGGTGCGTAAAATCTCCTTCACCGGTTCTACTGCCGTGGGTAAAACGCTGGTCCGTAACGCCGCTGAAACCATGAAAAAAGTGTCGATGGAGCTGGGGGGCAACGCGCCCTATATCGTCTTTGACGATGCAGACATCGATGCCGCCGTTGAGGGGGCGATTGCCAATAAATTCCGTAACGCCGGGCAGGTGTGCGTCAGCGTCAACCGTTTCTATATCCACGAAGCCGTTTATGACGCCTTCGTGAACAAGCTCGCCGAGCGGGTTAGTGCCCTGAAAGTGGGTAACGGTATGGAGGAGGGCGTGGTCGTGGGGCCGCTCATCGAGTCGGCGGCGGTGGACAAGGTACGCGAACATGTAGAGGATGCGATCGCCAAAGGCGCAACGGCGCTGGCGGGCGGCAAAGCCCACGCGCTGGGAGGAAACTTCTGGCAGCCAACGGTGCTCACCAACTGTAGCGACAGCATGAAGCTGGCTGCGGAGGAGACTTTCGGCCCGGTGGCTGCCTGCTTCCGCTTCACCACCGAAGATGAGGTGATCCATCGCGCTAACGATACGCCGTTTGGCCTTGCAGCCTACTTCTATACCCAGAATCTACAGCGCGTCTTCCGCGTATCGCAGGCGCTGGAAGCCGGGATGATTGGGGTTAACGAGTGCGCGGTATCTACCGAACTGGGACCATTTGGCGGAGTGAAAGAGTCTGGCTTAGGCCGGGAAGGATCGGTGCTGGGACTGGAAGAGTACCTGGAAGTTAAGACTCTTCATCTCGGAGGATTATAA
- the zapG gene encoding Z-ring associated protein ZapG, producing the protein MTWEYALIGLVVGIIIGAVGMRFGNRKLRQQQALQYELEKNKAELEEYREELTGHFARSAELLDNMAHDYRQLYQHMAKSSSQLLPEMSAEDNPFRNRLAESEAGNDQAPVQMPRDYSDSASGLLRGAAKRD; encoded by the coding sequence ATGACCTGGGAATATGCGCTAATTGGATTAGTCGTCGGCATCATTATTGGTGCTGTGGGCATGCGCTTTGGAAACCGCAAACTGCGCCAGCAGCAGGCCTTACAGTATGAGTTAGAGAAGAACAAAGCCGAGCTGGAAGAGTATCGTGAAGAGCTTACCGGCCACTTTGCCCGCAGCGCAGAGCTGCTCGATAACATGGCCCACGACTACCGTCAGCTTTATCAGCACATGGCAAAAAGCTCCAGCCAGCTGCTGCCAGAGATGTCTGCGGAAGACAATCCGTTCCGCAACCGCCTTGCCGAGTCCGAAGCTGGTAACGACCAGGCCCCGGTTCAGATGCCGCGTGACTACTCCGACAGCGCGTCGGGCCTGCTGCGTGGTGCAGCGAAGCGCGACTGA